TTTATCCTACACAATGAAGTACTTttatttcaatcaaagcAAAATATAACCTAACGCCAAGACTCTGTTAGAATTATCCTCTGCGCCCCATTCCTTATAGTTAGTAGAGCTGGATGATTCAGGAAGGTGTAAGTGCTTCATTAGAAATTGTTTCATGGCCCAATTCCATTGCTTTAGCGTCTGCTTCAGAAGGTAAAGGGCATGCGCAAATGGATTCTCTAAATCGTGATCGTATTCGCCCATTCCCAGTGATGAGTCGTCAAAGACAACAACGTTATCATTTGGGCGACATCCGTTGATGGATGCAATCGATTTGGCACTCATGGAGATCAACCCCGATGAAGCAAAATATGACATACAATAGCCCACTCCCACACCGACTGTGAGAGAAATCCCCCATACGATCCATTTATTGATTTttgtttctttggatctcCGCTTACGTGGCTTATCAGTCTTATCATAAGAGCCtgctctcttcttcttgcgTTGATGAGACTTCTTTATCTTTTTATCCAGTAACTCACGttcttcctcgtcttcgtcatcctcaGAGTTGTCGGATATGGTCTTGGATAAATCCAGTAGGAACCTATACATGTTATTCAAATCCGAATGGTTTGATATTACCACAGGTGGATATAGTAGGGATATCAATTTACTTTTTAAAAGAGATTCCAAAACATTTCTTACTTGTTGATGTTGCCCTGTTTGGCAAACTGGTATAACTGGCCTAGTAGGCGCACATTGACAGACTCgattcaacaaagagaccatttctttcaactccTGAAAGACGATCAGTATACCGGTGAACTGTCTAAACTCAGAAGGGTCCTGTAATCGAGAGAGCTCGAAAAAATGCTGATACCGCTTGGGAATCGACTGGTAGAACTTCAAGCCTGGCCTACCAAGGATCAAGATGCGCAATTTGTGGGACTTTTGAGATAAAGATAGCTTGGGCATGACAAAtgagtttgaagagttggacaaactctttgtcaaagtttcatcgtctctctcatcatcattatctGGGGTCTGGGTCTGTCCGGATGGTTCCTGATCTCTTGCCGGCAAGATAACAGGGACATCCAGCTTAAAAGGCAATCTTGGCGGTTGCTGAGACTGATGAAACTGAGTAAAATGTGCAACATTGGGAGAACTAGCTGGGTCGATCTCTTCCTCGGAAGTGTCACTTGACGATAATATACccacagcagcagcttGAGAAGAGCATCTTTCGGGAACTCCAGTAATCATTGCATCATTTCTATGAATCGCTTGCCAGGAGCTAGATATACTATTGGTAGTATTAGCCATATCATCAGCTTTTTCAACCCCCCGGCCCACCCGCTGTGTATCACCAGTCCTCTCCAGAAGCTCCAAAACCGACAGATGAGGATCCAAAAgactcttcttctcaaaagCAGTTGTCTCTACACCAGAGACCTCTCCAACCCTATCTTGTTTAGCTATCTTTGATTCTGAAGCTGAAACCATGTAGAAATACTCTAAAGTGAACTTTTTTCCAGCACACACTGGCTTGAAATCGAATGTGGTAGTCTATTCAACCTTTAACCGCCTGTAACTTACTTCTTCGAACCTCTT
This DNA window, taken from Torulaspora delbrueckii CBS 1146 chromosome 2, complete genome, encodes the following:
- the ATG32 gene encoding mitophagy protein ATG32 (similar to Saccharomyces cerevisiae ECM37 (YIL146C); ancestral locus Anc_5.699), with the protein product MVSASESKIAKQDRVGEVSGVETTAFEKKSLLDPHLSVLELLERTGDTQRVGRGVEKADDMANTTNSISSSWQAIHRNDAMITGVPERCSSQAAAVGILSSSDTSEEEIDPASSPNVAHFTQFHQSQQPPRLPFKLDVPVILPARDQEPSGQTQTPDNDDERDDETLTKSLSNSSNSFVMPKLSLSQKSHKLRILILGRPGLKFYQSIPKRYQHFFELSRLQDPSEFRQFTGILIVFQELKEMVSLLNRVCQCAPTRPVIPVCQTGQHQQVRNVLESLLKSKLISLLYPPVVISNHSDLNNMYRFLLDLSKTISDNSEDDEDEEERELLDKKIKKSHQRKKKRAGSYDKTDKPRKRRSKETKINKWIVWGISLTVGVGVGYCMSYFASSGLISMSAKSIASINGCRPNDNVVVFDDSSLGMGEYDHDLENPFAHALYLLKQTLKQWNWAMKQFLMKHLHLPESSSSTNYKEWGAEDNSNRVLALGYILL